CCATTGTCTTTTGTTCCTATCCAAAAACCTATTTGACCTTGTCTTTTTCTTGTGATAGAGTGTACTTCTATTCCCTGTAATTCTTTTATTTGATCTGTAAAAATAAATTTTTCGTCTTTTACAGAAGCTACAAAAAGACCACTATCTGTTCCCACTAAGAACTCATTACTAGATAATCGTTCAAAAACATTACACCTTTCTGTATGTGTGCTGACAAGTGGAAAGTAAGAGGTTTGATAATCAAAATCTTCTGTGGGCTGATTAATCTGATTTTTAGAGTTTATTTTATTAAAACTAACTTTGAAGACACCTTCTCTTTCTGTCAAAGCCCATATCTGTTCCTCTTCTACATAGATTTGTTGAATTCGACTAAGTAAATTTTGACTAAGTGAAGTAACTGTCCAAATAGAATCTGTTTGTCTATTTTGGTAAGAGAGCAAACCTTGTGGGTGTCCTAACCAAGTTCCATTACGAAGAGAGTCAGTAGCTAAAGCAGTAACAAAATTATCAGTCAAGCCATCATTTTGTGTAAAAGGCTGCATATCATGCCCATCAAAGCGAGCTAATCCATTTCCAGTTGCTATCCATAAGAACCCATTTTTATCTTGTGTTATTCCATAAATATCCCCTTGAGGTAAGCCTTCATCTACATCATAATGACGCAAACCAATAGACTGTGCAAAAGAATATTGTCCAGAAAATAAGAATAGCAATAAAAAGAAATATAATATGGAGTTCTTCATGTAGTGATATTTGGCATAGCTATCAAAAATATTCATTTTTTGTCAAAATGCAAATATTATTTTTATCTAAAAGGCACATAAACATATTTTTGATATAATAACCTCATAATCAATTGACTCTGATATAGCCTCTGAGTTTTTTAAGGTTTTCTAGTGAAGCAGCATATTTAAAAATCCCATGTCGCTCTTCCAAAGGAGCTTCCAAAATTTTAGAATACTCTAAATAATCTACTGAAGTAATGATTTGATTATCAGTAGTATGTTCTGGGTCAAAGCCTGTTTTCAGCTTTCCACCAACAGCACGAACAGCAAAAAATAATTCTATTGCATGAATAGGCAAATTGACATATTCATAAACACACATAAAATAATCAATTTCTATTTTTAATCCTGTTTCTTCCAAAAACTCTCGCTTTAGTGCGTCAGTTGCTGTTTCTCCAAGTTCTATTCCACCACCAATAGGAGCTAAAAAAGATTTATTTTGTTCTAAATTAGATGAAATCCCATTCATATTTACGACAAGTAAACTTCCATTTTCATTGATACAAATTCCACAAACTCGTGTTCGGATTTTATTGCCGTATATTTTTTCTAAAGATTTATCCATATCTAACTAAATTACGAATTATTTTTTGTTATAAAACAATTATTTCAGAAAGTAATTTCTCACTAATCACTAATCACTAATCACTAATCACTAATCACTAATTTACTTTTCTACTACAAAAATCATTCTTTCAGAAATTCCTTCTTCAAATTCAGATAAGTCATAATCTCCAAATATGCGTGCTACTGTTAATCCTGCATCTCTGAAATAACGCAAAAAATCAGTTGTTGGAATTGCTCTAACTCGTTCTTGAAAATGAAATTCTTTCCCTTTATCTTCAAAATGAATATCTTTTATAATAAAATTATCTTGTACAGATTTTGAAATTTTAAATGTAATTCCTTCAATAATTTTTTCTTCATAACAGACAAGAGATTGTATTACTTTTGTAGTATTAAAAAAATCTAATACAATTCGTCCTTCTACTTGAAGAGCTTTTGCCATTGCTGAAATAGCTTGTTGATTTTCTTGATCAGTTTGAAAATAACCAAAACTAGTAAAAAGATTCAAAATAAAATCAAAATAATCAGTTTTATAGACTTTTCTCATATCATGCTGACTAAAATGCAAACGTTCATTTTCAAACTGTTTGGCATATTGAATACTTTCTTCTGATAAATCTATCCCTTCTACATAGAGACCTTTTTGATTGAGATAAATAGAATGACGACCTTTTCCACATGCTAAATCTAGTATTTTATCATTAGGTAAAAAGTTGAGATATAAACTTATATTATCTATAAATAAACGAGCTTCTGTATCGTCTCTATCTTTATATAGAATGTGATAATAATGAGAATCAAACCATGTGGCAAACCATTCACTATCTTTATTAGAAGTGTTGGAATTATTTTTTTTGTTTTTATCGTCTGAATTGGAGTTTGACACGGCTAGTATAAAAGGTAAGATAAGGGCTTAATAAGTTTTAATATAA
This is a stretch of genomic DNA from Bernardetia sp. MNP-M8. It encodes these proteins:
- a CDS encoding NUDIX hydrolase encodes the protein MDKSLEKIYGNKIRTRVCGICINENGSLLVVNMNGISSNLEQNKSFLAPIGGGIELGETATDALKREFLEETGLKIEIDYFMCVYEYVNLPIHAIELFFAVRAVGGKLKTGFDPEHTTDNQIITSVDYLEYSKILEAPLEERHGIFKYAASLENLKKLRGYIRVN
- a CDS encoding methyltransferase domain-containing protein, producing MSNSNSDDKNKKNNSNTSNKDSEWFATWFDSHYYHILYKDRDDTEARLFIDNISLYLNFLPNDKILDLACGKGRHSIYLNQKGLYVEGIDLSEESIQYAKQFENERLHFSQHDMRKVYKTDYFDFILNLFTSFGYFQTDQENQQAISAMAKALQVEGRIVLDFFNTTKVIQSLVCYEEKIIEGITFKISKSVQDNFIIKDIHFEDKGKEFHFQERVRAIPTTDFLRYFRDAGLTVARIFGDYDLSEFEEGISERMIFVVEK